In the genome of Candidatus Zixiibacteriota bacterium, one region contains:
- the raiA gene encoding ribosome-associated translation inhibitor RaiA: protein MNIEITARHFDLTPQLKQSIEKEVMGLTKYFENIISAEVILDVEKYRQTVEIKARVYNAVITAKGDSNDMYASIEMAVDKVKSQLKKHKGKLKEKRPEKIDATVKKVTKPQTNEDEVDV, encoded by the coding sequence ATGAACATCGAAATTACCGCGAGGCATTTTGACCTGACTCCGCAGCTGAAACAGAGCATTGAAAAAGAGGTGATGGGGCTCACTAAATACTTTGAAAATATTATTTCCGCCGAGGTTATTCTGGACGTCGAAAAATACCGCCAGACGGTCGAAATTAAGGCCCGGGTTTACAACGCCGTCATCACCGCCAAGGGTGACTCCAATGATATGTACGCCTCCATAGAAATGGCGGTCGACAAAGTCAAATCCCAGCTCAAAAAACACAAAGGGAAACTCAAAGAGAAACGCCCCGAAAAGATCGATGCGACGGTCAAGAAAGTCACCAAACCGCAGACTAACGAAGATGAGGTCGACGTTTAA